Below is a window of Methanocaldococcus jannaschii DSM 2661 DNA.
TATCCACAATATAATTTATACGACTCTCCTAATATTTAAGCTTTTCCATACCTTATTTTTCTAAGGTTAAATAACCATCTTATAATATAAACCTTTTAGTATTTAAATCTTTTCTCCCTTTAATAAAACAGAGTATTTTTATCTTTCTAAATTCAAAAATTTAACTTATTTGTTAGAGAAATTTTATTTACTTGCCTAATTAATCTTAATTTTTAAAAATCCAAATAATTTAATTAAGTTAAATATTCTAAACAATCAAACCAGCAAACCCTTAGAAATTAAATTTAAAACCTCTAAATAAATAAATAATTCCTAAATACTCTCATTTCTAAATTCCAAACTTATACAACAAGACAATCCATAAACCAAATAACAAAATTAAAAATCCTAAAACCCTAATAATAAATTATAAACAAATATTCTATAAATGTCTTATTCTTCATTTTCCATTAAGCTAAAATCTACAACATCTCCCTTTTCACATCTTGTAACTACAGAAGCAATAATATTCTTTGAAAACAAAATGGCATTTGTTGGTTTTATAAAGGTAAAGACAGCTTTAAAGCCCTCATCTACTAAACCAACATTCTCAAGCTTTAATATCTTTGCGTTGTTTATTGTTGCCATTCTCAAGATATCCTTTGGTTCTATGTGGTAGAGCTTATAAATGAAGTCCATTTCTTTAAATATTGAAGGAGAGTTTGCCATAAAGTTATCTGTTCCAATCCCAACCAATAAGTTGTCGTTAAGCTCATTCAACTTTGGCATTCCTACATTAAAGGATAGATTAGCTCTTACACAAGCAACAACTGGAATATTATTTTCTTTTAATAGCTCTAAGTCATTATCTGTTAAATGTGTCCCATGAACAATAAAATCTGGTTTTATTTTTAAATCTATTAATCTCTCAACCTCTGTCATACCATATTTGTTTAAGCTGTATTCCACAGCCCCCCTATGCTCAGCTGCGTGTATGGCAAATAATTTCTTATCATCTTTTTCTTTAAACTTCTTAAAGATTTTAAAAATCAATTTTAGCTCATCATCTTTAAACTCATTAGCCCCACTTAGCCCTAAACCATTAGAGACTTTTAAAACTTCTTCAATCTCATCTTTATCAACCTTTATAGGCCTTCCTAAGATTATTGCCTTTGGATAATCATAGCATTTTAAAGCTTTATTTAATAGACTAATCCCTCTTACTCCATTTTCTCTAAAATCACAAAAATATTTTATTCCATGCTCTCTCATATCTCCTAAACCAAGTTTCATGCCTTCAGCTAATAAATCATCGCTACACTCAGTCAAATATCTATGCTTTAAACCATTTGGGGGTTTCACCAACTCATCCAAAGTTTTATTAATCCCTATGTCCTTTATACTATTATCAGCTATGTGGGTGTGGGCATTTATAAGGGAAGGAATAACAAGCCCTTTAAATTCAATAACTTCTCTCTCATTATGTTCATCCGTGAAACCTTTTATTATGCCTTCTTCAATAATTAAAGTTCCTTTTCTTAGCTTAAAGTCCTCCCCATATAGAAATTGGCTTTTTAATAGCAAAAAGACCACCATTGGGGTTTAATTTATGATTGATAATAAACTAAAATTAGTAATAAAAGTTGTATTGTTAATATTTCTCTTACACTCTCTTATGTCAATTTTTAATTTAGAGACGTATATTAAGATACTTGCCAAATATCAAAATCAAATAATGATTATAGCTATCATCATCTTATCTGGACTTATTATCGTAGATATTGCATCGGAGGTATTTAAAAAGTATGCAAGAACGAGAGAGGAGAAAGCTGGGGAATATTTAACCTTAAACTATATCTTCAAATATCTTGTTTATGTTTGTGTTACTTTAATGATTTTTGGCGTTATCTACCAAAATGTCTCATCATTAGTAGTTTCAGTTGGTTTAATTGGTGCTGCTGTAACATACGCTTTACAAAAGCCAATTTTAAACTTTGCTGGATGGATTATCATCCTATATACAAGAACAATAAAGATAGGAGATAGAATTTTTATTAAAAATATGGGAGCTGGGGATGTATTTGATATAGATACTCAACACATTTACTTAAGTGAATTAACAACAGACACCTTTGAACCAACAGGAAGGGTCTTAATTATTCCAAATTCTTATATATTCACCGCCTCAATAGAAAACCTTACAAAAGGGTCTCCATATATTTGGGATAACATAGTTGTGCATTTTACACTAAATAGCAATATAAACAAGGCAGAAAAAATTGTTTTTGAATCAGCAGATGAAGTTATTGGAAATTTAATGAGAGAACTTTATGAAAAATGGTCTAAGAGAAAATATCTCATTTCAAGGAAGTTATCTGATAAACCAGTTGTAAGAGTTGGAATTACAAGGAGTTCTTTTTATATAAAAGCACTTTATCTTGTGAATGTTTATGAGAAAGCAAAAATTAGAAGTGAAATTAACAAGAGAATTTTAGAAAAAGTAAATAAAGAAAATGATGTAAAATTGGCTTATCCACACATTAAAGCGGTTATTGAAACAGAAAACAAATTTAAAAACACGTGATTATTATGCTTTCAGAATACTTGGAGGAGTTTAAAGAGTATTTAGAAAGATTTAAAAATATAGACATCAATTTCTCAGATGTATTAAAAATGTCAAAAAAATTTATTATTTGGAGATTGAAGCAGATTTTTGGAGATAGTTCAACGATTTTTACAAATATTAGTTCAGAAATAACCATATTTGATAAGATTTTTCAAATGATTGATTATGATATTGATGGAGAAGTTGAGAAGAGATTACCCAAAGATGAAAGTAGATTTATGATTGGAGTTAGAAGGGAAAAGGAGATTGAAATAAAAAAAGAAATAATTACAAATCTTTTAGATTTCCTTTTAATTATATTATTATCCCATACTCCATATTTTAATGCCTTTGTAAGAAAATATGCAGAAATAAAAAAAATTAAAGTTATTAAAAAACTTCCAAATAAAATCTCTGTCTGGGAATTTATAAAAATTGCTTCAAGGTCAAGAATCAACGATTTACACTTGGAGAGATTAGATTTAGAAAATGGTTTTGTAGATATAACTAAAATTAAAGAAATTTTTGCAAAAGAAATTATTAGAGTAGAGCTAATGAAACTTGGGGAAAATATAAAAAAAAGAAAATTACCAGATGATAGTGTAGTAAAAGAATTATTAAATGAAATTAGTGATTATCTAAAAGACAAGGTTAAATATGAACAAATAAGTGGTATTAAAGCATTAAACTATAAAGGAAATATCCCGTTAGAATGGCACCCTCCATGCATCAGAGGAATTTTAAATGACATTTTAAGTGGTGGCTCACCCTCACATTACGCAAGGAGGAGCTTTGTTGTATATTGGTTTTGCGCTAAATTCAACCCTAACTTAAGACCTTTAGATAAAAATGGGAATTTGGTTAATGTTTCAGCTACAGACATCGCCTCTGAGGAAGAGATTGAGAGGTTTATAGATGAACTTATTGAGATGTTGTTTAAAAATGTTGAGGACTTTGATGAGAAAAAGACAAGATACTATATTATGCACAATATTGGCTATAAGGTAGGGCATGGAAGATTAACTCACTGTGAATACTGCAAAAACTGGCAAGATGATGGTGGAAAGGGATTAAGTTATTATTGTAAGCCAGACGAATTGTGCAAGAAGAAATTTATCATTCATCCATTGGATTATCTCTGCTACAATATAAATAAACATTTGAAGAAAGAGAGATTTAAGAAGATAAAGAAGGAGGATAAAAATGGAGATAATAAATAAATTCTTAGATTTAGAGGCTTTATTATCACCAACTGTTTATGAAAAGTTAAAAAATTTTGATGAAGAAAAATTAAAAAGACTAATTCAAAAAATTAGAGAATTTAAAAAATATAACAACGCTTTTATTTTGTTAGATGAGAAGTTTTTAGACATCTTTTTACAAAAAGATTTGGATGAAATAATAAATGAATATAAGGATTTTGACTTTATATTTTACTACACTGGAGAAGAAGAAAAAGAAAAACCTAAAGAAGTAAAAAAAGAGATTAAAAAAGAAACTGAAGAGAAAATAGAAAAAGAAAAAATAGAATTTGTTAAGAAAGAAGAAAAAGAACAATTTATAAAAAAATCTGATGAAGATGTTGAAGAGAAATTAAAACAACTAATTTCCAAAGAAGAGAAAAAAGAAGATTTCGATGCTGAGAGGGCTAAAAGATATGAACACATAACAAAAATAAAAGAGAGTGTAAATAGTAGAATAAAATGGATAGCTAAAGACATCGATGCCGTGATTGAGATATATGAAGATTCAGACGTGTCTGGAAAATCCACATGCACTGGAACTATTGAGGACTTCGTTAAATACTTTAGAGACAGATTTGAAAGATTAAAGGTTTTTATTGAGAGAAAAGCTCAAAGAAAGGGATATCCTCTAAAAGATATAAAGAAAATGAAAGGACAGAAGGATATTTTTGTCGTAGGAATCGTTAGTGATGTTGATAGTACAAGAAATGGGAACTTGATAGTTAGGATTGAAGACACCGAAGATGAAGCAACGTTAATTCTGCCAAAAGAAAAAATCGAAGCTGGAAAAATACCTGACGATATTTTGTTAGATGAAGTTATTGGAGCTATTGGGACTGTTAGCAAATCTGGAAGTTCAATATACGTTGATGAAATTATACGTCCAGCATTACCACCAAAAGAACCAAAGAGAATTGATGAAGAGATATATATGGCATTTTTATCTGATATTCACGTTGGAAGTAAGGAGTTTTTGCATAAAGAGTTTGAAAAATTCATCAGATTTTTAAATGGAGATGTTGATAATGAATTAGAGGAAAAGGTCGTTAGCAGATTAAAATACATCTGCATAGCTGGGGATTTAGTTGATGGGGTTGGTGTCTATCCAGGGCAGGAAGAGGATTTGTATGAGGTAGATATTATTGAGCAGTATAGAGAAATAGCAATGTATTTAGATCAGATTCCAGAGCATATAAGCATAATCATCTCCCCAGGAAACCACGATGCTGTTAGACCAGCAGAACCTCAACCAAAACTGCCAGAGAAAATAACTAAGCTATTTAATAGAGATAACATCTACTTCGTTGGAAACCCATGCACTCTCAACATCCATGGCTTTGATACTCTATTATATCACGGCAGAAGCTTTGACGACTTAGTTGGACAAATAAGGGCTGCAAGTTATGAA
It encodes the following:
- a CDS encoding DNA-directed DNA polymerase II small subunit, producing the protein MEIINKFLDLEALLSPTVYEKLKNFDEEKLKRLIQKIREFKKYNNAFILLDEKFLDIFLQKDLDEIINEYKDFDFIFYYTGEEEKEKPKEVKKEIKKETEEKIEKEKIEFVKKEEKEQFIKKSDEDVEEKLKQLISKEEKKEDFDAERAKRYEHITKIKESVNSRIKWIAKDIDAVIEIYEDSDVSGKSTCTGTIEDFVKYFRDRFERLKVFIERKAQRKGYPLKDIKKMKGQKDIFVVGIVSDVDSTRNGNLIVRIEDTEDEATLILPKEKIEAGKIPDDILLDEVIGAIGTVSKSGSSIYVDEIIRPALPPKEPKRIDEEIYMAFLSDIHVGSKEFLHKEFEKFIRFLNGDVDNELEEKVVSRLKYICIAGDLVDGVGVYPGQEEDLYEVDIIEQYREIAMYLDQIPEHISIIISPGNHDAVRPAEPQPKLPEKITKLFNRDNIYFVGNPCTLNIHGFDTLLYHGRSFDDLVGQIRAASYENPVTIMKELIKRRLLCPTYGGRCPIAPEHKDYLVIDRDIDILHTGHIHINGYGIYRGVVMVNSGTFQEQTDFQKRMGISPTPAIVPIINMAKVGEKGHYLEWDRGVLEVRY
- a CDS encoding mechanosensitive ion channel family protein — translated: MIDNKLKLVIKVVLLIFLLHSLMSIFNLETYIKILAKYQNQIMIIAIIILSGLIIVDIASEVFKKYARTREEKAGEYLTLNYIFKYLVYVCVTLMIFGVIYQNVSSLVVSVGLIGAAVTYALQKPILNFAGWIIILYTRTIKIGDRIFIKNMGAGDVFDIDTQHIYLSELTTDTFEPTGRVLIIPNSYIFTASIENLTKGSPYIWDNIVVHFTLNSNINKAEKIVFESADEVIGNLMRELYEKWSKRKYLISRKLSDKPVVRVGITRSSFYIKALYLVNVYEKAKIRSEINKRILEKVNKENDVKLAYPHIKAVIETENKFKNT
- a CDS encoding amidohydrolase family protein translates to MVVFLLLKSQFLYGEDFKLRKGTLIIEEGIIKGFTDEHNEREVIEFKGLVIPSLINAHTHIADNSIKDIGINKTLDELVKPPNGLKHRYLTECSDDLLAEGMKLGLGDMREHGIKYFCDFRENGVRGISLLNKALKCYDYPKAIILGRPIKVDKDEIEEVLKVSNGLGLSGANEFKDDELKLIFKIFKKFKEKDDKKLFAIHAAEHRGAVEYSLNKYGMTEVERLIDLKIKPDFIVHGTHLTDNDLELLKENNIPVVACVRANLSFNVGMPKLNELNDNLLVGIGTDNFMANSPSIFKEMDFIYKLYHIEPKDILRMATINNAKILKLENVGLVDEGFKAVFTFIKPTNAILFSKNIIASVVTRCEKGDVVDFSLMENEE